Genomic DNA from Alistipes indistinctus YIT 12060:
AAGCACATTCTCGTTATCTCGGGGCCGAATGCGGGCGGCAAGTCGGTGTGCCTCAAAACTGTGGGCCTTTTGCAATACATGATGCAGTGCGGCCTGCTGGTTTCGGTCTCGGAGAACTCCGAGATGGGAATCTTCCGCAGTATTTTCATCGACATCGGAGACGAGCAATCGATCGACAACGACCTGAGCACCTACAGTTCGCACCTGCTGAACATGAAGAACATCCTGCGCCATGCCGACAACCGTTCGCTGATCCTGATCGACGAATTCGGCACCGGCACCGAGCCTATCATCGGCGGAGCGATCGCCGAAGCGGTCCTCGAACAACTGGAAGCGAAGGGATGTTTCGGAGTGATCACCACCCACTATTCGAACATCAAATACTACGCGAGCAACGCACAAGGCATCCTCAACGGCGCGATGACTTTCGACGTGCAGAACATCCGGCCGCTTTTCCGGCTCGAAACCGGCAAGCCGGGCAGCTCGTTCGCCGTCGAAATCGCACGTAAGATCGGCCTGCCCGACGAGATCATCCGCTCCGCCTCCGAGAAGGCGGGTTCGGACCACATCAATATCGAGCGCCAGCTGCGCGAGATCGCACGCGACCGCCGCTACTGGGAACAGAAACGCGACAAGATACACCAAACCGAAAAACGAGTCGACGAACTGGCTGAAAAGTACAAGACTGAGCTAGAGACGATCAAGGCCGAGAGGAACCGCCTGCTCAAAGAGGCAAAGGCACAGGCCCAGCAGATCACGGCCGAGGCTAACCGCCAGATCGAAAACACGATCCGCGTGATCCGCGAATCACAAGCCGACAAAGAGCAGACACGGCTGGTGCGGCGTAAAATCGAGCAATACAAAGATTCGCTGGAGCAGGCTCCGGCCGACGACGGTGCCATCGACCGCAAGATCGAACAGCTCCGCGCCCGCGAACAGCGACGTGCCGAACGCAAAGCCAATGCTGCAACGCAGGAAGCGCCCGAGCAAAAAGCCGATCTCGTTAAACCCAAAACCATAGAACCCGGCGTGAAAGTCCGTATCCAGGGCCAAGACGCGGTGGGCGAAGTACTCGAACTGACGGGCAAAAAAGCGATCGTCGGCTTCGGCCAGATCCGTACGACTATCGACCTGAAACGGCTCGAAGCCATCTCGAACTCCGAATACAAAAAGGTTACGCGAAGCCTGCGGCCCACGACGGCGTCGCCCGCCTCATACGACACCGCCGAGCGCCGCGTGCACTTCAGCCAGCAGATCGACGTACGGGGCATGCGTGCTTCCGAAGCCCTCGACGCGACGCAGGAATTTATCGACGACGCCATCATGCTCGGCTTCTCCGAAGTGCGCATCCTGCACGGCAAAGGCACCGGCGCACTGAAAGAAGAAATCCGCAAATACCTGCGTACGGTCGATTTGGTCGCCAGCGCCAAGGACGAACACGAAGAGTCGGGCGGCGCAGGCATCACCGTCGTTCGGCTCGAACTGTAATTCACGGCATCCGGTAACGTGGCGAAAATGCGGTGAGAATGCGGTCAAACCATTCTCCACTTGAAAACATGTTCGTCACCATGCATCCGGATTTTCATGAAAGCGCTTGCCTCTTTGCGGTAAAAACGGCTGAAAAAGCCCGGCGCATCTTTTCTCCGCATCCAAAAAATCGCTTACTTTGTATCGACCAAGAGTAACAGAATCATGACCTACCGTTTAGAGGAGATCGCTTCAATAACCGGAAGTACGCTGACGGGCCGGGACTGCCGGATCGAACGCGTCATCACCGACAGCCGAAACCCATACGATCCTGCCGCAACGCTGTTCGTTGCGATACGGGGCAACAACCACGACGGACATGCCTTCATCCGCAGCCTGTACGCTGGCGGCGTCCGCGCATTCCTGACCGACACCGACATCGATACCGCCGCCTATCCCGAGGCGGGATTCGTTCGGTGCCCCGATTCCGTCGCCGCACTCCAACGCCTCGCCACATACCACCGCAACCGATTCCGGGGTACGGTCGTTGCCATCACCGGCAGCAACGGCAAAACGGTTACCAAAGAGTGGATCGCACAACTCTGCCCACCGGGTGTGAAACTGTTTCGCAGCCCGCGCAGCTACAACTCTCAAATCGGCGTAGCGCTCTCGCTGCTGATGCTCGACGGGGACGAACGACTTGCCATTATCGAAGCCGGCATTTCGGAACCGGGCGAGATGGAGCGGCTCGAACGAATGATCCGTCCCGACGTGGGAATTTTCACGAATCTCGGCGATGCGCACCAGGAGCACTTCTCTGACCTTGGGCAGAAACTCAATGAAAAGCTAATCCTTTTCCGGCAGGCGCAAACCATCATTTACAACGCCAGCGCCCCCACCGTCGCGCAGCGCATCTGCGAACTATACGGAGACCGTCAACTGGCGGGTGTCACACCCCAAAGCTACGATCTCAGCACATTGCCTTTTTCCGACGGTGCTTCGCGGGAAAATGCCGCCGAAGCCATCGCACTGTATGACGTTTTGGGGTTCGACCGGCAACCCGTTCTCGTTTCGCTGCCCACCCTGCAAAGCGTCGCAATGCGCATGGAACTCAAGGAGGGCATCAGCGGCTGCAAACTGGTCAACGACAGCTACAACTCGGATATCAACTCGCTGGCTCTCTCCCTCGACTATCTCGTTTCGGTAGCCGGCGGACAACCCAAGATCCTGATCCTGTCCGATATCCGGCAAAGCGGATTACCTGCGGAAAAGCTCTACGAACAAGTGGCAGCATTGCTGCGCACCAAAAGAATCGATACGCTGATCGGAATCGGGGAAGAGATCGTCCAGCATGCGGCGTCATTCGGCTGCGACAAAGCGTTCTACCGCAATACGGATGAATTCTTGCGTAGCTATAACCGCACGCAGTTCGTAAACAAAAGCATCCTGCTCAAAGGCAGCCGTGCGTTCGGCTTCGAGAAAATCAGCCATGCGCTCGAACAGCGCACGCATACGACCGTACTGGAGGTGAATCTCGACAACATGATTCACAACCTCAACTATTTCCGGTCTCTGCTCGATCCGGGCGTACGCATCATGATCATGGACAAAGCCTCGGGTTACGGCACCGGCACCTACGAAGTAGCCAGCATGCTCCAGCACCAGGGGGTCAGCTTTCTCGCCGTGGCATTCGCCGACGAAGGGGTGACGCTGCGCGAGGCGGGCATCACGATGCCGGTCGTCGTGCTGAATGCCGATTCGGACAGTTTCGAAATCATGATCGATTACGGGCTCGAACCGGAGATTTACAGTTTTTCATCGCTCGAAGCTTTTTCTCAGGCCGTGCGGCGGCACGGCGAAACCCGTTACCCGATCCACCTGAAACTCGATACCGGGATGCACCGCCTCGGTTTCACCGAAAGCGACATCGACGGTGTGGTCGCCGCACTGCGGAACCAACGCACCCTGTACATCCGCTCGGTGTTCACGCATCTGGCCGGCAGCGACGAAGAGCGCCACAACGATTTCACGCGCGAACAAATCGCACGCTATACGGCCATGAGCGACCGGCTGCTGGAAGCATTCCCCGGCGAACACATCATCCGCCATGTCTGCAACACGGCCGGTATCGAACGCTTTCCCGAAGCACAGTTCGACATGGTACGGCTGGGAGTCGGCCTGTACGGAATCAGTTTTGCACACCAGGAACAGCTGTTGCCCGTCAGCACACTGCGCAGCCGCATCGTGCAAATCAAAGAATTACAACCGGGGGAAACGGTCGGCTACGGTCGCTGGGGCATAATCGACCGGCCGACACGGACGGCTACCGTACCCATCGGCTATGCCGACGGACTGGACCGCCACCTGAGCCGCGGAGCATGGAGTATGCTGGTGAACGGGCGCCCCGCGCCGATCATCGGCAACATCTGTATGGACACCTGCATGCTGGACATTACCGGTATAGATGCCCGAGAAGGCGATCCGGTAACGATTTTCGGCGCTGAACCGGGCAATACCGTCAGCGACATGGCCGCCGTCCTGAAAACGATCCCTTACGAAATCATGACCAGCATTTCGACCCGCGTCAAACGGGTGTATACCAAAGAGTGAAAGATGGCCAAAGGCAAATTATACCTGATTCCCACCCCCATCGGCGACCGGCCGGTATGGGACGTATTGCCCGCAAGCAACCGGACGGTAATCGACTCGATCGACTACTTTATCGTCGAGGATATCCGTTCGGCGCGCCGTTTCCTAAGCAAGGCAGGCATCTCCCGGCCCATTGATTCCCTGCGCTTCGCCGAACTGAACGAACACACCGCGCCGGCAGAGGTTTCGGCTCTGTTTGCCCCGTTGTTAACGGGAACCGATGCCGGCGTCCTTTCCGAAGCGGGATTACCGGGTGTGGCTGACCCGGGGGCCGACGCGGTCGCACTGGCGCACATACACGGCATCGAAGTGGTTCCGTTGGTAGGTCCTTCATCGATCCTGCTGGCCCTGATGGCCTCGGGCCTCAACGGCCAGTCGTTCGCTTTCAACGGCTACCTGCCGATCCGGCAGCCCGACCGCAACAAAGCTATCCGCCATTTCGAGGCCCGGGCGCAAAGCGAACACCAATCGCAGATTTTCATCGAAGCACCGTACCGCAACCTGAAACTGTACGAAGATTTCTGTACCGCCTGCCGTCCGCAGACACGCCTGACCATAGCGGCCGATCTGTTGCAACCCGATCAACTGATCCGTACCCGGACCATCGGACAATGGCGTAAAGAACAAAAGCCGGACATTCAAAAACGTCCGGCCATCTTTATTCTCGGTTGACCTATTCCCGGCAGATCAAAAGCTGCCCAAAGCCGTTGCCTATACCCTATCCCGCACCAAGCACGGGACCATGCCCCGCAAGCCATCCGAACAAACCAATTCGAAGGATCATTCAACAACCTTGCGGCGATCCCCTGCCGAACCCAAGTCCAACAAGGCTTCCGCCGTAATACGGTCTATCGGCGTCGTAATCTTGATGTTGGAATACTCTCCTTCACACAAATAAACACGGCCACCGGCCCATTCGACCACACTCGCGTCATCGGTAAACTGACGGCGGTAAGGCTGTCGGTACGCCTTCATCAACAACGATGTATGAAAAACCTGCGGCGTCTGCACAATCCGGTAACGGCTCCGGTCCACGATGCAGCTGCCTTCCCGGCCCACTTCCCTGAGCGAATCGGTAGGCGTCACCACCGGCACCACGGCACCGAACTCTTCGGCATCGGCTACCGCGCGCCGGATCAGCCCGGCACTGACCAACGGACGTACACCGTCATGGATGGCAACCAAATCCGCATCGCCTACCAGTTTCAGTCCGTTATGCACGGAATCGAAGCGGGTCTCTCCCCCTTCGCAGACCAAATGCTGCACAGAAAAGCCGTGATCCTCGCACAAGGTCTGCCAATAAGCCGTCCGGCTGCGCGGCAATACCAAAATAATGCGGCACCCGGGCAGGGCTTCGGCAAAACGCTCGATCGTATGCATCAGGATCGGTCGGCCTTTCAACGGCAGGAATTGTTTGGGCAGCGCAGCTCCCATGCGGACGCCGCTGCCGCCCGCGACGATAATTACAGCTGTCGGTATCATGCTTTTCTTTTTTTATCGGTCAGGTATTGCATTACCACGCGCCGCAGCGTCTCATCCAGCGGGGTATATTGCAGGCCGGTTA
This window encodes:
- a CDS encoding endonuclease MutS2, with product MIYPENFESKIGFDRIRNQIAVLCITDGAREKLSGLHFSTSREEIVRLLEETFEMRTILMLESDFPENNYVDTALFLKKAEVTGAFLETGEILTLRKGLTAAYELVRFFGSDSGAKYPRLRALSRDVQGFPEIINHIDSIIDRFGKVKDSASPELYTVRRSIREREGQISRRLQQIMSQAQAAGLVDADASVSIREGRAVIPVSAANKRKIKGFVHDESATGKTVYIEPVEVVEINNELKELEYEERREVVRVLVRFTEMLRPELPGIAASGDYLTTMDLIRAKARFALDNDCTMPIVEEGSSILLKNARHTLLAQTLRKEGKSVVPLDLVLTPQKHILVISGPNAGGKSVCLKTVGLLQYMMQCGLLVSVSENSEMGIFRSIFIDIGDEQSIDNDLSTYSSHLLNMKNILRHADNRSLILIDEFGTGTEPIIGGAIAEAVLEQLEAKGCFGVITTHYSNIKYYASNAQGILNGAMTFDVQNIRPLFRLETGKPGSSFAVEIARKIGLPDEIIRSASEKAGSDHINIERQLREIARDRRYWEQKRDKIHQTEKRVDELAEKYKTELETIKAERNRLLKEAKAQAQQITAEANRQIENTIRVIRESQADKEQTRLVRRKIEQYKDSLEQAPADDGAIDRKIEQLRAREQRRAERKANAATQEAPEQKADLVKPKTIEPGVKVRIQGQDAVGEVLELTGKKAIVGFGQIRTTIDLKRLEAISNSEYKKVTRSLRPTTASPASYDTAERRVHFSQQIDVRGMRASEALDATQEFIDDAIMLGFSEVRILHGKGTGALKEEIRKYLRTVDLVASAKDEHEESGGAGITVVRLEL
- the alr gene encoding alanine racemase, which codes for MTYRLEEIASITGSTLTGRDCRIERVITDSRNPYDPAATLFVAIRGNNHDGHAFIRSLYAGGVRAFLTDTDIDTAAYPEAGFVRCPDSVAALQRLATYHRNRFRGTVVAITGSNGKTVTKEWIAQLCPPGVKLFRSPRSYNSQIGVALSLLMLDGDERLAIIEAGISEPGEMERLERMIRPDVGIFTNLGDAHQEHFSDLGQKLNEKLILFRQAQTIIYNASAPTVAQRICELYGDRQLAGVTPQSYDLSTLPFSDGASRENAAEAIALYDVLGFDRQPVLVSLPTLQSVAMRMELKEGISGCKLVNDSYNSDINSLALSLDYLVSVAGGQPKILILSDIRQSGLPAEKLYEQVAALLRTKRIDTLIGIGEEIVQHAASFGCDKAFYRNTDEFLRSYNRTQFVNKSILLKGSRAFGFEKISHALEQRTHTTVLEVNLDNMIHNLNYFRSLLDPGVRIMIMDKASGYGTGTYEVASMLQHQGVSFLAVAFADEGVTLREAGITMPVVVLNADSDSFEIMIDYGLEPEIYSFSSLEAFSQAVRRHGETRYPIHLKLDTGMHRLGFTESDIDGVVAALRNQRTLYIRSVFTHLAGSDEERHNDFTREQIARYTAMSDRLLEAFPGEHIIRHVCNTAGIERFPEAQFDMVRLGVGLYGISFAHQEQLLPVSTLRSRIVQIKELQPGETVGYGRWGIIDRPTRTATVPIGYADGLDRHLSRGAWSMLVNGRPAPIIGNICMDTCMLDITGIDAREGDPVTIFGAEPGNTVSDMAAVLKTIPYEIMTSISTRVKRVYTKE
- a CDS encoding SAM-dependent methyltransferase, producing the protein MAKGKLYLIPTPIGDRPVWDVLPASNRTVIDSIDYFIVEDIRSARRFLSKAGISRPIDSLRFAELNEHTAPAEVSALFAPLLTGTDAGVLSEAGLPGVADPGADAVALAHIHGIEVVPLVGPSSILLALMASGLNGQSFAFNGYLPIRQPDRNKAIRHFEARAQSEHQSQIFIEAPYRNLKLYEDFCTACRPQTRLTIAADLLQPDQLIRTRTIGQWRKEQKPDIQKRPAIFILG
- a CDS encoding 2-C-methyl-D-erythritol 4-phosphate cytidylyltransferase gives rise to the protein MIPTAVIIVAGGSGVRMGAALPKQFLPLKGRPILMHTIERFAEALPGCRIILVLPRSRTAYWQTLCEDHGFSVQHLVCEGGETRFDSVHNGLKLVGDADLVAIHDGVRPLVSAGLIRRAVADAEEFGAVVPVVTPTDSLREVGREGSCIVDRSRYRIVQTPQVFHTSLLMKAYRQPYRRQFTDDASVVEWAGGRVYLCEGEYSNIKITTPIDRITAEALLDLGSAGDRRKVVE